Proteins from one Mesoplodon densirostris isolate mMesDen1 chromosome 1, mMesDen1 primary haplotype, whole genome shotgun sequence genomic window:
- the SRD5A3 gene encoding polyprenol reductase isoform X2 encodes MAALPSLGPVTRRYFSHFYIISVLWNGFLLWSLTQSLFVGAPFPNWLHHLLRILGAAQFRGDELVLSAFLVLVFLWLHSLRRLFECFYVSVFSNAMIHVVQYCFGLVYYVLVGLTVLSQVPMDGRNVSVIGKNLLMQARWFHILGMMMFIWSSVHQYKCHVILGNLRKNKAGMVIHCNHRIPFGDWFEYVSSPNYLAELMIYVSMAVTFGFHNLTWWLVVTYVFFNQALSAFLSHKFYKSKFVSYPKHRKAFLPFLF; translated from the exons ATGGCAGCGCTTCCCAGTTTAGGCCCGGTCACCAGGCG GTATTTTTCTCACTTCTATATCATCTCAGTGCTGTGGAATGGCTTCCTGCTCTGGAGCCTTACTCAGTCTCTGTTTGTGGGAGCACCTTTTCCAAACTGGCTTCATCATTTACTCAGAATTCTTGGGGCTGCGCAATTCCGAG GGGATGAGCTCGTGCTGTCTGCGTTCTTAGTACTAGTATTTCTGTGGCTACACAGCCTACGAAGACTCTTCGAGTGCTTCTATGTCAGTGTCTTCTCCAATGCCATGATTCACGTCGTGCAGTACTGTTTTGGACTTGTCTACTATGTCCTTGTTGGCCTAACTGTGTTGAGCCAAGTGCCAATGGACGGCAGGAATG TCTCTGTGATAGGGAAAAATCTCTTGATGCAAGCTCGGTGGTTCCATATCCTCGGAATGATGATGTTCATCTGGTCATCTGTCCATCAGTATAAGTGTCATGTCATTCTCGGCAATctcaggaaaaataaagcag gAATGGTCATTCACTGTAACCACCGAATCCCTTTTGGAGACTGGTTTGAATATGTTTCCTCCCCTAACTACTTGGCAGAGCTGATGATCTACGTTTCCATGGCTGTCACCTTTGGTTTCCACAACTTAACTTGGTGGCTCGTGGTAACATACGTCTTCTTCAACCAGGCTCTGTCTGCTTTCCTCAGCCACAAATTCTACAAAAGCAAATTCGTCTCCTACCCGAAGCACAGGAAAGCTTTCCTTCCATTTCTGTTTTAA
- the SRD5A3 gene encoding polyprenol reductase isoform X1 has product MPAMAPWAGAELSALNPLRAVWLTLASAFLLTLLLQLVPSGLLPGCALFQDLIRYGKTKEGGPSRPAACRAFDVPKRYFSHFYIISVLWNGFLLWSLTQSLFVGAPFPNWLHHLLRILGAAQFRGDELVLSAFLVLVFLWLHSLRRLFECFYVSVFSNAMIHVVQYCFGLVYYVLVGLTVLSQVPMDGRNVSVIGKNLLMQARWFHILGMMMFIWSSVHQYKCHVILGNLRKNKAGMVIHCNHRIPFGDWFEYVSSPNYLAELMIYVSMAVTFGFHNLTWWLVVTYVFFNQALSAFLSHKFYKSKFVSYPKHRKAFLPFLF; this is encoded by the exons ATGCCGGCCATGGCTCCCTGGGCGGGGGCCGAACTCTCGGCGCTGAATCCGCTGCGTGCCGTGTGGCTCACGCTGGCCTCGGCCTTCCTGCTGACCCTACTGCTGCAGCTCGTGCCGTCCGGCCTGCTTCCGGGCTGCGCGCTCTTCCAGGACCTGATCCGCTATGGAAAAACCAAAGAAGGGGGGCCGTCGCGACCGGCCGCCTGTCGGGCCTTTGATGTCCCCAAGAG GTATTTTTCTCACTTCTATATCATCTCAGTGCTGTGGAATGGCTTCCTGCTCTGGAGCCTTACTCAGTCTCTGTTTGTGGGAGCACCTTTTCCAAACTGGCTTCATCATTTACTCAGAATTCTTGGGGCTGCGCAATTCCGAG GGGATGAGCTCGTGCTGTCTGCGTTCTTAGTACTAGTATTTCTGTGGCTACACAGCCTACGAAGACTCTTCGAGTGCTTCTATGTCAGTGTCTTCTCCAATGCCATGATTCACGTCGTGCAGTACTGTTTTGGACTTGTCTACTATGTCCTTGTTGGCCTAACTGTGTTGAGCCAAGTGCCAATGGACGGCAGGAATG TCTCTGTGATAGGGAAAAATCTCTTGATGCAAGCTCGGTGGTTCCATATCCTCGGAATGATGATGTTCATCTGGTCATCTGTCCATCAGTATAAGTGTCATGTCATTCTCGGCAATctcaggaaaaataaagcag gAATGGTCATTCACTGTAACCACCGAATCCCTTTTGGAGACTGGTTTGAATATGTTTCCTCCCCTAACTACTTGGCAGAGCTGATGATCTACGTTTCCATGGCTGTCACCTTTGGTTTCCACAACTTAACTTGGTGGCTCGTGGTAACATACGTCTTCTTCAACCAGGCTCTGTCTGCTTTCCTCAGCCACAAATTCTACAAAAGCAAATTCGTCTCCTACCCGAAGCACAGGAAAGCTTTCCTTCCATTTCTGTTTTAA